DNA from Macadamia integrifolia cultivar HAES 741 chromosome 12, SCU_Mint_v3, whole genome shotgun sequence:
AGGATCCCTGATTATGAGGGTTTTTTCTTCCTTCGTCCTTTTTCTTGCCCTTCCTTTCACTTATTGACATGCACAAATAGCATTCAAAACCTAAGATTTCCTACAATACAAGAGCACAACTGGCTTACTGCTTATTGTTGTTAAAGCTGCTCTTGTGTTGTCCTGGTTCCAAAGATGTCTTTtgtgatttttattatttgattgCTAATTTTATTCTTGTATTTCAGGCTGGCAATATCAGCAGTCGTTACCAACCGTACAATGCCTTGCGGAAAGAGCTCTAACTCAGACAACAAAGCTAGAAAGGAAGGAGCTAGGATTGGTTGGTGCTAGTAGGACAGACACTGGAGTTCATGCCTGGGGTCAGGTCTTTCTCATCCTTctgaagacttttttttttttggtaaaatcctTCTGAAGACTGGAACAAGCGTCTCTCAATAACAAACAtatacaactcaactcagccttatccctactaaatgggattggctagatggatcctttttctccaatcagctctatttagCCATACTTGTTTCTAGTCCTAAGCCATGGATGTAATGAGCCAACATATGATTTATTAAGATTTCAGGTGGCACACTTTGTTACTCCTTTCTACTATAACAGTTTAGAGAGCATTCATGGAGCGCTTAATGGTCTTCTTCCTTTTGATATCCGAGTTAGAGAGATTAGTCCAGCACTACCTGATTTCCATGCTCGATTTTCATTGAAGAGTAAGGTATCACTATAAGATATATAATGACACCATTATGGACCCATTCCAGAGATTCTATGCATATCATAGTACTTATAGACTGAACACCATTGTCATGAGGGAGGCTGCGAGGTATTTCATTGGAAAGCATGACTTCTCTGCTTTCGCTAATGCATCGCTCAATGATCGATTGCCAGATCCTGTGAAGCAAATTTTCCGTTTTAATGTTGTTGAAAAGGTAATTGTTTAACCCGTGCAATATTATTAGTTTAGCATGGGTCCTTGCTGCACCATGTTGGGTCTTCAGTGATCAGGCAAGAGGCACCAGTTGGTTTATATACTTAAGCTTGGTTGTTTGAAGTTGAAATGCTATCTCTGATGGGACCATGTAATCGAATTGTGTCGACTAATATTATTCAATGCAGCCAGTTGTTGAGCTTTGCTCAGTCCTGTTCCTTGAAGATGATTGAATACTGGATGTTTGAGGTCATACCCTCAATAAGAATGATGTACCTCAATAATATTAGATAATAATGGTGTGACAATCTCATGGTCTCtacatctaattttttttttcttcttttggatgGATAGCCTATAGGTTATTGAATCGATGCTTGATTTGTTTGTCTAGGGAGCACTTTTGCAACTCGACCTTGAAGGCTCTGGTTTCTTATATAGACAAGTGCGGAACATGGTAAAcaatctttcttctcttctctttaacTTCTTCCCTAGAGCTCAATGTTGTcttcttccctccttttttcttcattgttgtTATCCTTCTTGCATCAATATGTCTTCTTTAAATTACGACCAGATTAAGTCAGTGGTGATTAATTTCGCAGCAGTgggttttattttgatattttgtaatctttttttgCTACAATAGGCCAATGCTTCAAGTTCAGAACACGGTAAAACTAAAAACcttcttttttccccctatAGGTCGCTTTGCTGCTTCAAATTGGAAAGCAGGCAGTTCCTCCCGATATTGTCCCAAAAATTTTGGTAACTAAAGATTTGAAAGAACTTGCAAAGTATACCTTGTCTGCCCCTCCCCAAGGATTCTGCCTTATATCTGTCAAGTACAATGAAGAGGTCCAACAGCCTCCCCCTGGTTGCCCTATGACCAGCTTTGGCAGGAATCATTGTGTAAGTAAATGCAAACTTCCATTCTATTGAGAAACTTAAAGGAAGTGGTTGTAACTGTCTAAATCTTAAGAAGTGAAATATGTGCAATTAcaaatatgaaaattaaaaaattgatttatcAGGTTCTTGGTTTCCTGATATTTGGAATAGCATAATGTCAGTTATATGATGACCACAATCCTCAAGGATGAAGAAGCCAACCCTTTGGGCTTTTTTAGCTTCTTATCAGGTAACTGTTTGTTGCAATTTTctgtttaaaaattaaaatacagCATAGAAAGATGGGTTCTTGTGCCCCTCGTCTGGACCTTAGTGAAGCTCCATTACATCTGGAAAATACATAAAACTTGGATTACGATGCTGCTGATGCCAGGAGAACATTGAAGTCGCTGAGAACCCACTCAGCCATCTCATCTTTGTCACTGATATATATTTCTGTTCCCACATCCACTGAAGTCCATATTCTTCTAGCAGGAGGGGTACCTGGATCCTGGCAAGGAAGAAAGATGCAATTTaagatacaatttttttttggggggtggggggtgggggtttgtTTGTGGTTTTCCAACTACTGACCTGATAGAAGTAGAGTCTGCTGGAAAGTCCTCCGACATCAAGCTCCCAAGTCCTGGGATCCCCAACCCACCCTTCCCCTGGTTTCGTTGGATACCCATATGCTGCCCATATTGGATGGGGAAGTATCTGCACCAGTTCTTGTGCCTGAGGATTGCTGTAAGGATCACAGAGACTGACAGGCTGCTCCAAGTGGAGAGCATTTCCAGGAGCGCAATAGTAGTGATAAGCTGCATATGGGAAGTTTGCAGTGTCGTTCCTGTAAATCTTTTTGTTGTTTGGGGTGATATGAAATGGTGGACAATTGACCAAACTTGTGGGGCTGCACCATGCTTGTGTTTCAGGGTTGATGATCATTTCACTATATCTGGTAACATCTGTGAGCACATCTCCATCACAGGAAGCACCACTATTCTTCCAGCAGCTGCCAATGTCTATGAGGTAGAATTGGCTCTTTGGGCCTCCCCCTTGCTTCACATCCAAAGAAAGTTTGACCTTGAAATTGGGTGATTCTGGGAGCTGTAAGGAAGGGAGAATCAGTTAGTTAACTTTGATTATTACATGTGAATATCAAGAATTGAATGATGAATCAACTAAGTGTTCTAGGCTGGTACACTTCAGGgtcctagatttttttttttttttttttttctgctgaaGATTTCAAGGACCTAGTTGAAAGAACAGGAGCAGGTAAGTCTGCATTCTGTTTTTTCTACTTCACCTGTCTGGTCAACTTAATGGAAGTAAAAAGTATTTATTGATGTAAATAAATGGGCAATACCATCCCAACACCCCCCTAAAAAAAgcccaaaaaatagaaaaatatagtTTTTTGAAGCTCGTGTTGGATATGATGGAactatcttatttttttatttttggcatCTAAGAGATGATCAATTGAGGTATGCTCTTAACAAATAGTGAGTAAGatgggtaaatttttttttgtattgttcAAATATCAGATTAACCATACGAAGGCATTTAGCATGAGTTCAACTTGTGGTTCCAAATAACATTTATCATAAAAGACTTCATAATTCCCGTAAGTTCCATAGTTTCCAAGACTTGAAACATACAAAGCCTTGCAAAGTATATAATAAAGCAATTTTATTACCCCTGAATCCTGCTCATACGAAATCAGTAATAATTTAtttggaagaggaagaggaagaggacgaGGACCGGACCCAGATAACACCCGGTCCATTGCAGACCCCCCTCCCTCAGGGGGAGAAGTTGAGAACCCATGCACACTACATAATACATATCTGATGAAGGGCTCATCTACGATTCCGGACTCTTGACTCGACTAAGAAGCACTTTGATATAGGTGCAGTTCAGACACTAAAAGCGTtccaccgaaaaaaaaaaaaagtcaagccACTGAAAGTGTACTGAGTGATCTGTAGGTCATGTGCTTGACCAGGTGGTCCAGGTTTATAGTTATCAGCAACTTAAATATCTCATCACCGGGCTAGTAAGAACATAGAAATGCAAAACCTAAATTCAGAGGACCCTTGAAATGAAATATGGTCCCCTTAAAATGAAATATGAatggttttccctttccccctccTTTAAATATTCTGTACTGAAGAGACAGCtgaaagggcaaaaaaaaaaaaaagtgaacaccATATAATGTATTTTCAAGGTTACAAGAAGGGGACATAAACacttaataatattaataaaaaggggggtgggaTAGAAGAGCACATCAATGATGGGCAATGATGTCATTTTATGTGAAGAACAAAGTGACAGACAGTCACATAGAGATGAACACAAAAATATTCTGTGGGAGGTAGTGAGTGACAGTGAACATCTATCAGTTAGGGTTTATGACTACATCCAACAGTTAGCGTTTATGGCTAGGCCTTCTGCGGTTGAATTCTCACTGTTGTTCACCACAAAGGATTTGAGTCCCAGAGATGCCCAGCATACGCTATCCAAGTGGAGAACActttattcaaaaaatattgGAATCTTTTTCTTCCACCATACGCATGGTTCAAGGTATCGATACAATATGATATTGATACTAAATCCGAAGTGGTAGTATGAATACGAAAGAGGGTAATATGGtcccaaaaaaatcaaggtACCTGTATTATTTTGAAGGGCAAACGGAAAGGCCGGCGAGCCGGACAGGGCTGATCAGTATCGAGACCGATACCTAAGGCCTTGGGTCTAAGGGGAACCTTCTTTTTCAATACGGAAAAGAGCTTCGGTATCCACTTACAGTTTTCAGCATTCCTCTTGTGTCATAATGGTATCCACCGGAGAAACCGTTGGTTGCATCAGCTCTGAGATAAAGCATTAGCCAGGGATATTTCTTTGATGTCTTGAGCTTATGTCTGAAAGTCCAGCTCCCAGTTCCGACTTTTTTCTCCCAAACTACCTGAAAATACGAGATCCCAGCTATCCCATTTCGGATATCAGAACCCAGATCGTAAGTACCACTGAAATTCCCTCTCATCTCACCAATTCCTGATAATTCCGTTTGTTGACGATATAGGATAGGTTGGTTCATGCACCCATCACCAAAGCAGGGGAATTTTCCCCCCTTAAAagccttctcctttttcccattTCGTGGACACAATCCAGACATTGTATCATAGTTACCATTTTTCAACATCACCATCCAAAACTGCCATGGATTGTCGGCATCTGCAACTTCACATAAAGAACCCAGATACTGTTCTTTCTCCACTGCATATAGATCTGGATTGTTCAGAGCATTTGAACTCACACCCGGGAATGGTTTTCCCACACCCAGTTGGTTATCAGCGTCGGTCACTCTATGCTTCAATGAAGAACCTGCCCAAGtgcaaagagaagaagaacaataGAATAGGCATTAGAAGGAAATTGAAAACAGAAAGAAATTAAATGCCCCGTCAATAAGAAAAAGCCCTTATTTTGATTACTGATTTGGTTAATAGGAATGCAGTTCTGACGGAAGGTGAAGGAAacccaaatttctttcctaatgTTCTGAGGGGCTTACTTGATTGCAGATCAAAACAATCAGCAGCTCTCGGGCTTCCCATCCCAGGAGCTTCTTTACCAACTTCATTGCAGAAGTTCCAGCTTTCGAAAGCTACTCTCAATCCATCCCTTTGCATTCCTGGGTCCCCTAACGCTGAGATGTACTGTTGCTCTGAAGCATAGaggaagctgaagaaggatACATTTGCGATGAGAAGTAACAGAAGGAAGCGACTCCCGGAGACTGCTTTCATGGATATCTCTGGTTTAGAGCACCCGTGGTGGGGTGCTCTGCTCTTTAATGGTAACTTATATTCGTGAAGTGGGTTGGAGCTTCTACTTGGCCGCTACCGCGTCGGTCCTTAGGCCATATTTATAcacttatttttaagttattttataCCACCCATTTGAAAGACGGTTATGTTATAC
Protein-coding regions in this window:
- the LOC122094694 gene encoding uncharacterized protein LOC122094694, which gives rise to MKAVSGSRFLLLLLIANVSFFSFLYASEQQYISALGDPGMQRDGLRVAFESWNFCNEVGKEAPGMGSPRAADCFDLQSSSSLKHRVTDADNQLGVGKPFPGVSSNALNNPDLYAVEKEQYLGSLCEVADADNPWQFWMVMLKNGNYDTMSGLCPRNGKKEKAFKGGKFPCFGDGCMNQPILYRQQTELSGIGEMRGNFSGTYDLGSDIRNGIAGISYFQVVWEKKVGTGSWTFRHKLKTSKKYPWLMLYLRADATNGFSGGYHYDTRGMLKTLPESPNFKVKLSLDVKQGGGPKSQFYLIDIGSCWKNSGASCDGDVLTDVTRYSEMIINPETQAWCSPTSLVNCPPFHITPNNKKIYRNDTANFPYAAYHYYCAPGNALHLEQPVSLCDPYSNPQAQELVQILPHPIWAAYGYPTKPGEGWVGDPRTWELDVGGLSSRLYFYQDPGTPPARRIWTSVDVGTEIYISDKDEMAEWVLSDFNVLLASAAS